One stretch of Dissulfurimicrobium hydrothermale DNA includes these proteins:
- the groES gene encoding co-chaperone GroES, whose product MKIRPLNDRVLVKRLEEKEVTKGGIIIPDTAKEKPIEGKVIAVGKGKLMENGEVRPLDVKEGDKVLFGKYAGTEIKIDGEDFLMMREDDILGIIEE is encoded by the coding sequence ATGAAGATCCGTCCATTAAACGACAGGGTTTTGGTAAAGCGCCTCGAAGAAAAAGAGGTGACCAAGGGTGGTATTATCATCCCAGACACAGCCAAAGAGAAACCCATAGAGGGCAAGGTGATAGCTGTAGGAAAGGGTAAATTGATGGAAAATGGCGAGGTCAGACCGCTTGACGTCAAAGAGGGTGACAAGGTCCTGTTCGGCAAATACGCAGGTACAGAGATCAAAATAGACGGTGAAGACTTTTTAATGATGAGAGAAGATGACATTCTTGGAATCATCGAGGAATAA
- a CDS encoding YifB family Mg chelatase-like AAA ATPase, whose amino-acid sequence MLATARSASVIGINAFPVDVQVDVSSGLPGFNIVGLPEGAVRESRERVRAAIKNCGYIFPTKKLTVNLAPADIKKEGAGLDLPIAAAILCAVGIIKQEKLNEFAILGELSLDGNIRPARGILSISLAARFWGLSGGLIIPKENAEEAAIVKETMVYPVKHLSELVEFLIGNLDIKPKKIDHKKLSLDKDNNQEDFSDVTGQEHAKRALEVAAAGGHNILMVGPPGSGKTMLAKRLPSILPPLSFEEALETTAVYSVAGLLPPGTPLVSTRPFCTPHHSISDAGLIGGGAIPKPGQISLAHNGVLFLDELPEFQKNVLEGMRQPIEDGIVTIARVNMTITFPARITLVAAQNPCPCGHLGDPKINCSCTPQQIARYKNKVSGPLMDRIDIHIEVPAVPYSELIKSRRGEDSKTIRDRVVAARDIQKRRFEGLEIYCNAQMSSKEMRKFCVLDGQCKDFLVSALQKLGFSARAYHRIIKVSRTIADLEGAKEISIKHLAEAIQYRTFDRKVL is encoded by the coding sequence ATGTTGGCGACAGCAAGAAGTGCATCTGTAATAGGCATAAACGCCTTTCCTGTCGATGTACAAGTAGATGTGTCCTCAGGCCTTCCTGGTTTTAATATAGTAGGACTCCCAGAAGGAGCGGTAAGGGAGAGCAGAGAACGCGTCAGGGCTGCAATAAAAAACTGCGGTTATATATTTCCAACCAAAAAACTAACCGTAAATCTTGCACCCGCCGACATAAAAAAGGAGGGGGCAGGCCTGGACCTCCCTATTGCAGCGGCCATTCTATGTGCGGTGGGCATAATCAAGCAAGAAAAATTAAACGAATTCGCAATCCTTGGCGAACTCTCTCTTGATGGAAATATCAGGCCTGCAAGGGGTATCTTGTCAATCTCTCTTGCGGCAAGATTTTGGGGGCTTTCAGGAGGACTGATAATACCCAAAGAAAACGCTGAAGAGGCCGCCATTGTTAAAGAAACAATGGTTTATCCAGTAAAACACCTATCAGAATTAGTGGAATTTCTTATTGGCAATCTCGACATCAAACCCAAAAAAATTGATCATAAAAAATTGTCTTTGGACAAAGACAATAATCAGGAAGACTTCAGCGACGTGACAGGACAAGAACACGCCAAAAGGGCCCTTGAGGTAGCCGCTGCAGGTGGACACAACATCCTAATGGTAGGTCCGCCTGGTTCTGGAAAGACCATGCTTGCAAAGAGACTCCCATCCATACTTCCACCACTTTCTTTTGAAGAGGCGCTTGAAACAACAGCCGTCTATAGTGTTGCAGGGCTCCTCCCTCCCGGAACCCCCCTTGTCTCAACCAGACCATTTTGTACACCCCATCATTCCATTTCAGATGCAGGACTTATAGGTGGTGGCGCCATTCCCAAACCAGGACAAATCAGCCTGGCCCACAACGGCGTCCTTTTTCTTGATGAATTGCCCGAGTTTCAGAAAAATGTGCTCGAGGGTATGAGGCAGCCGATTGAAGATGGGATAGTAACGATAGCCAGGGTTAATATGACAATCACCTTTCCAGCCCGCATAACCCTTGTTGCAGCCCAAAATCCATGTCCATGCGGTCATTTGGGTGATCCAAAGATAAACTGCTCTTGCACTCCACAACAAATAGCTCGTTACAAAAACAAGGTGTCTGGACCACTTATGGATAGAATAGATATTCATATAGAGGTACCGGCCGTTCCCTATTCAGAACTTATCAAATCAAGGCGTGGAGAGGACTCAAAAACCATAAGGGATAGGGTTGTTGCAGCCAGAGATATACAAAAAAGACGTTTTGAAGGACTTGAAATCTACTGTAACGCACAGATGTCGTCAAAAGAGATGAGAAAATTTTGTGTACTTGATGGACAATGCAAGGATTTTTTGGTTAGTGCACTGCAGAAACTTGGATTTAGTGCAAGGGCCTATCATAGAATTATAAAAGTCTCCAGGACAATAGCCGACCTGGAAGGTGCCAAAGAAATATCCATAAAACACCTGGCTGAGGCCATACAATACAGGACTTTTGACAGAAAAGTGTTGTAG
- a CDS encoding HAD family hydrolase, which yields MKNFDLVIFDCDGVLVDSKEANYRYYNDILVKLGLGSINKDELDYVHTHTAEQSILYLFRNNKELYNNALELIKKLDYLDYLPFLKIEPDVVEILKDIRPPVLTAIFTNRTTTMPKLVKMFGFDRLFDSIMTALDVDFPKPHPQGILKIIDKLGIEHKKTVFVGDSILDEQAARDAGISFIAYKNEKLEAMFHVKHFYEIKKIVLSKNSP from the coding sequence ATGAAAAATTTTGATCTCGTTATATTTGATTGCGATGGAGTTCTTGTTGATTCAAAAGAGGCAAATTATAGATATTATAATGATATTTTGGTAAAATTGGGGCTTGGTTCAATAAATAAAGACGAATTAGATTATGTACATACTCATACGGCCGAGCAATCGATTTTGTATTTATTTAGGAATAATAAAGAATTATATAATAACGCACTAGAACTTATCAAAAAACTGGATTATTTAGATTACTTACCTTTTTTAAAGATCGAACCGGATGTCGTTGAGATCTTAAAAGATATAAGACCACCGGTTTTGACTGCCATCTTTACGAACAGAACAACAACCATGCCTAAGTTAGTCAAGATGTTTGGTTTTGATCGATTGTTTGATTCTATAATGACCGCCCTTGATGTAGATTTTCCAAAACCCCATCCCCAAGGTATCTTAAAAATAATAGACAAGCTTGGCATCGAGCATAAAAAGACAGTATTTGTCGGTGATTCTATCTTGGATGAACAGGCTGCACGAGATGCCGGTATATCTTTTATAGCTTATAAAAATGAAAAACTTGAAGCCATGTTTCACGTGAAACATTTTTATGAAATAAAAAAAATAGTTTTATCAAAAAATAGTCCTTGA
- the lspA gene encoding signal peptidase II: MKIKNHPKRQESEVKQGLFKRPSVPLLLLIGITIVILDQVSKAIIMAHMTPFETKQLIPGLFNLTYITNTGVAFGFMAGTEKWRHITFQIIAFTALCGLVLLYKNLQDKSLVLFWGSALVFGGALGNLIDRVRYRHVIDFLDFYIGNLHWPAFNIADSAITIGGTLLVWHFTRKPSS, encoded by the coding sequence ATGAAAATCAAGAACCACCCAAAAAGACAGGAGAGTGAAGTGAAACAGGGATTGTTTAAAAGGCCATCTGTCCCGTTACTCTTGCTTATTGGCATTACAATAGTAATTCTAGACCAAGTAAGCAAGGCGATAATAATGGCCCACATGACTCCGTTTGAGACAAAACAGCTAATACCCGGCCTTTTTAATCTTACATACATAACCAATACCGGTGTTGCGTTTGGTTTTATGGCCGGGACAGAGAAATGGCGCCACATAACATTTCAAATCATCGCCTTCACGGCGCTTTGCGGGCTTGTCCTTTTGTACAAAAACCTTCAAGACAAAAGCTTGGTGTTGTTTTGGGGAAGCGCTCTTGTCTTTGGTGGGGCGCTTGGTAATTTAATAGACAGGGTAAGATATAGACATGTCATCGACTTCCTGGATTTTTATATCGGGAACCTTCATTGGCCTGCCTTCAATATAGCGGATTCGGCCATAACCATAGGGGGGACGCTGCTGGTATGGCATTTCACGCGCAAACCATCATCCTAA
- a CDS encoding M48 family metallopeptidase — protein sequence METYKTYRKEKVTTTMARRTCCVFLIYMLIGSFVSTLQPKPSWAMMSIEQERKLGEKLLKTIETQVTLINDPEVVGYVRDVGERILKSIDDKYFNYRFFVIKNSGINAFAVPGGEIFVNSGLLEVVDNEDELACVLAHEMGHVQGRHIARRMDSMQKVNIATAAAAVAGLFLGGGQAGSAVLATSGALNATIGLKYSREDEEEADRRAYQYLCKAGYSPKGLIEVMKKIQQYRWLGNDSVPSYLQTHPTSSQRITYLEDLIASRSCKQTAKENNFELKKIQIKTKIYEHDPNILANRYKRELSTNPDDIFLLYGLAQSLLTAKEYEDAIAAFKRLVSIAKDHQGFVVDLGIAYFTAGRYKDAISTLAPYSQNHPEDIRAKFYLASAYLEQGSYKEAATIFRSLKDVWPDRPALYFNLGRCLVPLNEKGEAHYYFYLYYKANGNREMARYHRAKAIAELPVNSGLYEELKNEGKGEGDENQEPPKKTGE from the coding sequence ATGGAAACATATAAGACATATCGAAAAGAAAAGGTGACCACCACGATGGCCCGAAGGACCTGTTGCGTCTTTTTGATATACATGCTTATAGGTTCTTTTGTTTCGACATTACAACCAAAACCATCCTGGGCCATGATGTCTATAGAACAAGAACGTAAGCTTGGAGAAAAACTTCTAAAGACCATCGAAACCCAGGTAACCCTGATAAATGATCCAGAGGTTGTGGGATATGTAAGGGATGTTGGGGAACGCATACTTAAATCCATAGACGACAAATATTTCAATTACAGATTCTTTGTAATAAAAAACAGTGGGATAAATGCCTTCGCCGTACCCGGGGGAGAGATATTTGTCAATTCCGGCCTGTTGGAGGTGGTAGACAACGAAGATGAGCTTGCCTGTGTTCTGGCGCACGAAATGGGGCACGTACAAGGAAGGCACATCGCCAGACGGATGGATAGTATGCAAAAGGTCAATATAGCAACCGCTGCGGCGGCTGTAGCCGGTCTCTTTCTTGGGGGTGGACAGGCTGGGTCGGCGGTGCTCGCCACATCAGGGGCGCTAAATGCAACAATAGGACTTAAATACAGCCGGGAAGACGAAGAAGAGGCCGACAGAAGGGCATATCAGTACTTGTGTAAGGCTGGTTATAGCCCAAAAGGACTTATTGAGGTCATGAAAAAGATTCAACAATACCGTTGGCTCGGAAACGATTCCGTCCCAAGTTATCTTCAAACCCACCCCACATCCAGCCAGCGAATAACCTACCTCGAAGACCTCATAGCCAGCAGATCTTGCAAACAGACAGCAAAGGAAAACAACTTCGAACTCAAAAAGATACAAATAAAAACAAAAATCTACGAACACGACCCAAACATCTTGGCAAATAGATATAAAAGGGAGTTGAGCACAAATCCCGACGATATCTTTTTGCTTTACGGCCTTGCACAATCACTCTTAACTGCTAAAGAATATGAGGATGCCATTGCAGCATTCAAGCGACTTGTGTCGATTGCAAAAGATCACCAAGGATTTGTTGTCGATCTTGGTATTGCCTATTTCACGGCGGGCAGATATAAAGATGCTATCTCTACACTGGCACCCTACAGTCAAAACCACCCAGAAGACATCAGGGCGAAATTTTACCTTGCAAGCGCCTATTTAGAACAAGGCTCATACAAAGAAGCGGCCACAATCTTCCGCTCACTGAAAGATGTCTGGCCTGACCGGCCGGCCCTATATTTTAATCTTGGTAGATGCCTTGTTCCTTTAAACGAAAAAGGTGAGGCCCATTATTATTTTTATCTCTATTACAAGGCAAATGGAAATAGAGAAATGGCCAGATATCATCGAGCCAAGGCCATTGCCGAGTTGCCGGTAAACAGTGGCCTTTATGAAGAATTAAAAAATGAAGGCAAGGGTGAGGGCGATGAAAATCAAGAACCACCCAAAAAGACAGGAGAGTGA
- a CDS encoding class I SAM-dependent methyltransferase, producing the protein MLFNKIQQKILKEGPITFFEFMKMCLYDPEFGYYTNTYFPIGASGDYITSPHTGHIFGALLSRQLLEFYQILKTDTFFIVEMGAGSGYLALDILSELKKEYLFKKITYIIIEPYPKNIFIQKKNLRDQFDSIRWINSINELDLGVYCFISNELLDAFPVHVVQKESGVFKEIYIDFDHNRGFIECLGKLSSQDLKLYVKLLPNNLADHYRTEINLDIKTWIKDISKKMLKGFLMTIDYGYTSKEYFNPTRNRGTLLAYKDQKVSEELLIRPGEQDLTAHINFSDLSRWGMEMGFYTIGYTPQWAFLGGLDFEEVVYEKIGTKIKPFSPQLAEIKTLIMPQGMGMSHKVMVQAKGLDITQTSLKGFRLKNLINRL; encoded by the coding sequence ATGTTATTCAACAAAATACAACAAAAAATCCTTAAAGAAGGTCCTATAACATTTTTTGAATTTATGAAGATGTGTCTTTATGATCCTGAATTTGGATATTATACTAATACCTATTTCCCTATCGGTGCTTCAGGAGATTATATAACAAGTCCACATACTGGTCATATTTTTGGTGCATTACTTTCAAGGCAGTTACTGGAATTTTATCAAATATTAAAGACCGACACCTTTTTTATTGTAGAAATGGGTGCTGGGTCGGGTTATTTGGCCCTTGACATCCTATCTGAACTTAAAAAGGAATATCTTTTTAAAAAGATAACATATATAATAATTGAACCCTATCCAAAAAATATTTTTATCCAGAAAAAAAATCTTAGAGACCAATTTGATAGTATAAGATGGATAAATTCTATAAATGAATTAGATCTTGGGGTATATTGTTTTATTTCAAACGAGCTTTTAGACGCCTTTCCTGTTCATGTCGTTCAAAAAGAATCGGGGGTTTTTAAGGAAATATATATAGATTTTGATCATAATCGCGGTTTTATTGAATGTCTTGGCAAATTGAGTTCCCAAGATTTGAAATTATATGTCAAATTATTACCAAACAATCTCGCAGATCATTACAGGACAGAAATAAATCTTGATATAAAAACTTGGATTAAGGATATATCCAAGAAGATGTTAAAAGGTTTTTTGATGACAATTGATTACGGTTATACTTCCAAAGAATATTTCAATCCAACAAGAAATAGGGGTACGCTTTTGGCTTATAAAGATCAAAAGGTCTCTGAAGAGCTACTTATAAGACCTGGTGAGCAGGACTTAACCGCCCATATCAACTTTTCAGATCTTTCCAGATGGGGTATGGAAATGGGTTTTTATACTATTGGATATACACCACAATGGGCATTTTTAGGCGGATTAGATTTTGAAGAGGTTGTTTATGAAAAAATAGGTACCAAAATAAAACCTTTTTCACCGCAATTGGCAGAAATTAAGACCCTTATAATGCCTCAAGGGATGGGGATGTCGCACAAAGTAATGGTTCAGGCAAAGGGACTTGATATTACTCAGACATCATTAAAGGGTTTTCGGCTTAAAAATCTTATAAATCGTCTTTGA
- a CDS encoding HNH endonuclease, translating to MFLFDLTEEDVRKEKNKAKELRNSKWWRNKRARGECYYCRRNVGPQNLTMDHIVPLARGGKSIKVNLVPACRECNSKKKYLLPMEWEGYLEGLNKSIGKGS from the coding sequence GTGTTTTTGTTCGATCTGACCGAAGAGGATGTTCGTAAAGAGAAAAATAAGGCGAAAGAGCTTAGAAACAGCAAGTGGTGGCGCAATAAGCGCGCAAGGGGTGAATGCTATTATTGTCGGCGCAATGTGGGGCCGCAGAACCTTACAATGGATCATATTGTTCCTTTGGCGCGCGGGGGCAAGAGTATAAAAGTCAACCTGGTTCCGGCATGCAGAGAATGCAATAGTAAAAAGAAATATCTCCTTCCAATGGAATGGGAGGGTTATCTTGAGGGGCTCAACAAATCCATTGGCAAGGGGTCTTGA
- the greA gene encoding transcription elongation factor GreA, which produces MKRTPITKEGYERLKKELEQLERVERQLVIKAIAEARAHGDLSENAEYHAAKERQGHIEARIQYLNNQLASADIIDCSDQDCERVVFGVKVRLINLDTNEEVVYQIVGPDESDIQAGRLSVTSPLGKALIGRRQGDEVELKTPAGIRNYEISEIFT; this is translated from the coding sequence GTGAAGCGTACACCAATAACCAAGGAAGGTTATGAAAGACTAAAAAAAGAACTGGAACAACTAGAAAGGGTCGAAAGACAGCTTGTAATCAAGGCCATCGCAGAGGCAAGGGCGCACGGTGATCTGTCTGAAAATGCTGAATACCATGCCGCCAAAGAACGCCAGGGTCACATCGAAGCAAGGATACAATACCTCAACAACCAACTTGCATCGGCCGACATCATCGATTGTTCAGACCAGGATTGCGAGAGGGTAGTATTTGGAGTAAAAGTCAGACTTATAAACCTTGATACAAACGAAGAAGTTGTTTATCAGATTGTCGGGCCGGACGAATCCGACATACAAGCAGGCCGACTGTCTGTAACCTCTCCACTAGGCAAGGCGCTGATAGGAAGGCGCCAAGGGGATGAGGTGGAATTGAAGACGCCTGCAGGCATTAGAAACTATGAAATATCTGAGATTTTTACATAA
- a CDS encoding RNA 2'-phosphotransferase family protein codes for MDKNELKKLDKMLFAMLAKRPDLYGLVPDNEGWIKIKEIRSALHQEDGFSYITTQSLIQFFNIFGRKKFETDGIVVRAKDPQGLPVPETAVPPETLYLPAKNEVYEHVLRNGLFPSPGNRWIVLSASKELAAKIGKRKDNEPIVFEVLTSRADKSGTEFKRFGENLFLVDVVRPEWLNLQHMPKTKQRQKNKKDRVRNGPKHTNSMTVPLTPEDLANIGGYTLNKQLHTQIGEPLPSFFDNKKKRRFRDKDPEWKHIRHIEKKR; via the coding sequence ATGGACAAGAATGAGCTCAAAAAACTTGACAAGATGCTTTTTGCCATGCTGGCAAAACGCCCCGACCTTTACGGATTGGTCCCGGACAATGAAGGATGGATAAAAATAAAAGAAATCCGCAGTGCACTCCATCAGGAAGATGGCTTTTCCTACATCACAACCCAATCACTTATACAGTTTTTTAATATCTTTGGCCGCAAAAAATTCGAAACAGACGGCATAGTTGTCCGGGCAAAAGATCCACAAGGTCTGCCAGTCCCAGAAACGGCGGTACCACCTGAAACCCTCTATCTGCCAGCAAAAAATGAGGTGTATGAACATGTGTTAAGAAACGGCCTCTTCCCGTCGCCCGGCAATAGATGGATCGTCCTTTCCGCCTCAAAAGAACTGGCTGCCAAAATAGGAAAAAGAAAAGACAATGAACCCATTGTCTTTGAGGTCTTAACGTCAAGGGCCGATAAAAGCGGGACGGAGTTTAAAAGGTTTGGTGAAAATCTGTTTCTTGTGGATGTTGTCAGGCCTGAATGGTTGAATCTACAGCACATGCCAAAGACTAAACAAAGACAAAAAAACAAAAAGGATAGGGTCAGAAATGGACCCAAACATACCAACAGCATGACTGTCCCGCTCACACCTGAAGACTTAGCAAATATTGGAGGCTACACCCTAAACAAACAACTCCACACCCAAATAGGCGAGCCATTGCCATCCTTCTTTGACAACAAGAAGAAAAGGCGATTTAGAGACAAAGATCCGGAATGGAAACATATAAGACATATCGAAAAGAAAAGGTGA
- the serS gene encoding serine--tRNA ligase, translated as MLDIKFIRSNINLIKKSLKDRNYNLNIDELLDIDSQRREIIHKVEELKNQRNILSEQIGLLKKEEKDTDSLTSKVRQIGLKIKELDSILAKKEERYKDILLAIPNIPHKTVPIGKDNSENVVVKKWGELPVFNFKPLPHWDIGEHIGILDFNRAAKITGTRFCLYCGNGARLERALINFMLDLHQTRHGYKEVLPPFIVNQDSLVGTGQLPRFKEDLFKLEGNNYYLIPTAEVPVTNIHRDEIINEDDLPIKYVAYTPCFRSEAGSYGKDTRGIVRQHQFNKVELVKFSKPETSYNELEELLFDAETVLQLLEIPYRVVLLCTGDMGFSSAKTYDIEVWLPGQNRFCEISSCSNFEDFQARRANIRYRPKGQTKTCFVHTLNGSGLAIGRTVAAIIENYQLPDGSFMVPKVLKSYIGGIEKITGP; from the coding sequence ATGTTAGACATAAAATTCATTCGTTCAAATATCAACTTAATAAAAAAAAGCTTAAAAGATAGAAACTATAACTTAAATATAGATGAATTGCTTGATATAGATTCACAAAGAAGAGAAATTATCCATAAAGTAGAAGAATTAAAAAACCAAAGAAATATCCTATCTGAACAGATAGGCCTTTTAAAAAAAGAAGAAAAAGATACTGATTCACTTACATCTAAAGTAAGACAGATTGGATTAAAGATTAAAGAATTAGATTCCATTCTTGCAAAAAAAGAAGAAAGATACAAAGATATTCTCTTGGCAATACCAAACATTCCGCATAAAACTGTACCTATTGGGAAAGATAATTCTGAAAATGTTGTAGTAAAAAAATGGGGAGAATTACCTGTTTTTAACTTCAAACCCCTTCCACATTGGGATATTGGAGAGCATATTGGAATACTTGATTTTAACAGGGCCGCTAAGATAACAGGGACAAGGTTTTGTTTATATTGTGGAAATGGGGCAAGATTGGAAAGAGCGCTCATAAATTTTATGCTCGATCTACATCAAACAAGACATGGATATAAAGAAGTTCTGCCGCCATTTATTGTAAATCAAGATTCGCTTGTAGGGACCGGACAGCTTCCCAGGTTTAAAGAAGATCTTTTTAAACTCGAGGGAAATAATTACTATCTTATACCAACAGCCGAGGTACCTGTAACAAATATTCACAGAGATGAAATAATCAACGAAGATGACTTACCAATCAAATATGTTGCATATACACCATGTTTTCGCTCTGAGGCTGGCTCATATGGCAAAGATACACGTGGGATAGTGCGCCAACACCAATTTAATAAGGTAGAGCTTGTAAAATTCTCAAAACCTGAAACATCATATAATGAGCTCGAAGAGCTTCTCTTTGATGCTGAAACTGTGTTGCAGCTCCTTGAAATTCCATACAGAGTGGTGCTGTTATGTACGGGTGATATGGGTTTTTCATCTGCAAAAACATATGACATCGAGGTTTGGTTACCTGGACAAAATCGTTTTTGTGAAATCTCTTCGTGTAGCAATTTTGAAGACTTTCAAGCAAGGCGGGCAAACATACGCTATCGTCCAAAAGGGCAGACAAAAACTTGTTTTGTTCATACATTAAACGGTTCAGGGCTAGCTATAGGGAGAACTGTTGCAGCAATTATAGAAAATTACCAATTGCCGGATGGTAGTTTTATGGTCCCCAAGGTATTAAAATCATATATAGGTGGAATTGAAAAGATAACTGGGCCATAA
- the groL gene encoding chaperonin GroEL (60 kDa chaperone family; promotes refolding of misfolded polypeptides especially under stressful conditions; forms two stacked rings of heptamers to form a barrel-shaped 14mer; ends can be capped by GroES; misfolded proteins enter the barrel where they are refolded when GroES binds) — protein MAAKEIRYDIKAREAILRGVNTLANAVKVTLGPKGRNVIIEKSFGSPIITKDGVTVAKEIELENKFENMGAQMVKEVASKTSDIAGDGTTTATILAQAIYSEGSKLVAAGINPMALKRGIDKAVEVVVSELKKISKPTKDQKEIAQVGTISANNDATIGNIIAEAMDKVGKEGVITVEEAKSMETSLEVVEGMQFDRGYISPYFVTDPEKMECVLEDPYILIHEKKISNMKDLLPILEQIAKMGKPFLIIAEDTEGEALATLVVNKLRGTLQACAVKAPGFGDRRKAMLEDIAILTGGQVISEDIGIKLENASISDLGRAKRVVINKDTTTIVDGAGAKEKIEGRVKQIRAQIEETTSDYDREKLQERLAKLIGGVAVINVGAATETEMKEKKARVEDALNATRAAVEEGIVPGGGTALLRTLPALDKLKTKDSDEQHGINIIRRAIEEPLRQIANNAGHEGSIVVERVKAEKDGVGFNAATGAYEDLMAAGIIDPTKVTRTALQNAASVSGLLLTTEAMIAEIPKKEEKGAANMPGGGMPDMY, from the coding sequence ATGGCAGCTAAAGAGATAAGATATGACATAAAGGCCAGAGAAGCCATTCTTAGGGGCGTAAACACCCTGGCCAATGCAGTCAAGGTAACTCTTGGTCCAAAAGGGCGTAATGTTATTATTGAAAAGTCCTTTGGCTCCCCAATCATCACAAAAGACGGGGTTACGGTCGCCAAAGAGATCGAGCTCGAAAATAAATTTGAAAATATGGGCGCCCAAATGGTCAAAGAGGTGGCATCAAAGACCAGCGATATAGCAGGTGATGGTACCACAACAGCCACAATCCTTGCTCAGGCTATTTATTCCGAGGGTTCAAAGCTGGTCGCCGCCGGAATAAACCCAATGGCACTAAAGAGAGGTATAGACAAGGCTGTTGAAGTGGTGGTTTCTGAACTCAAAAAGATCAGCAAACCTACAAAAGACCAAAAAGAAATAGCTCAAGTCGGCACTATCTCGGCAAACAACGATGCCACCATCGGAAACATTATAGCCGAGGCCATGGATAAGGTCGGCAAGGAAGGTGTTATAACTGTTGAAGAGGCAAAGTCAATGGAGACCTCGCTTGAGGTAGTTGAGGGTATGCAATTTGACCGGGGCTATATCTCCCCATACTTTGTAACCGACCCCGAAAAAATGGAGTGTGTGTTAGAAGACCCATATATCCTTATCCATGAAAAAAAGATAAGCAATATGAAGGACCTCTTACCCATACTTGAACAGATAGCAAAGATGGGTAAACCGTTCCTCATTATCGCCGAAGACACCGAGGGTGAAGCCCTTGCTACATTGGTTGTAAACAAACTCCGCGGCACATTACAGGCATGTGCCGTAAAGGCGCCTGGCTTTGGGGATAGAAGAAAGGCAATGCTTGAGGATATAGCTATCTTAACAGGCGGCCAGGTTATCTCAGAAGATATTGGCATCAAGCTTGAAAATGCATCGATAAGCGATCTTGGACGAGCCAAGAGAGTGGTTATCAATAAAGACACCACCACAATTGTTGATGGTGCAGGTGCCAAAGAAAAGATAGAGGGTAGAGTAAAGCAGATCCGCGCCCAGATCGAAGAAACAACATCTGATTACGATAGAGAAAAACTTCAGGAACGCCTTGCAAAACTCATCGGAGGCGTTGCTGTTATAAACGTAGGAGCTGCAACAGAGACAGAAATGAAAGAAAAGAAGGCAAGGGTTGAGGATGCGCTAAATGCTACAAGAGCGGCTGTAGAAGAAGGAATTGTACCGGGTGGCGGCACAGCACTCCTGCGGACACTCCCGGCCCTTGATAAATTAAAGACAAAAGATAGTGATGAACAACATGGTATCAACATAATCAGAAGGGCGATCGAGGAGCCGCTCCGTCAGATTGCAAATAACGCCGGCCATGAAGGGTCAATTGTGGTAGAGAGGGTTAAGGCCGAAAAAGATGGGGTTGGATTCAATGCTGCAACCGGCGCCTATGAAGATTTGATGGCAGCTGGTATTATTGATCCGACAAAGGTAACGCGTACAGCCCTACAAAATGCAGCTAGCGTATCGGGCCTACTACTTACCACTGAGGCAATGATAGCAGAGATACCAAAGAAAGAAGAAAAGGGTGCGGCTAACATGCCAGGCGGCGGGATGCCTGACATGTATTGA